The following coding sequences lie in one Aspergillus luchuensis IFO 4308 DNA, chromosome 8, nearly complete sequence genomic window:
- a CDS encoding FAD-dependent oxidoreductase (COG:C;~EggNog:ENOG410PFDH;~InterPro:IPR036188,IPR002938;~PFAM:PF01494,PF13450;~TransMembrane:1 (i12-30o);~go_function: GO:0071949 - FAD binding [Evidence IEA]), whose protein sequence is MGSNDESSWRRLSVGIVGGGIGGMAAAISLRRAGHDVTIYERHDFAGEVGASISCAANGTRWLHEWGVDVAKGDPVILRKLINRDWKTGEPVSVYDLGDYEKRWGYVYNMFHRQYMHAMLKDCAMQEEGQGTPAKLKVNFQCKDIDLNSGVITFANGETAQHDLIVGADGIGSVVRGVIGIHPERKPAASSCLHTNVTTEEAVRLGLVDYSKDSALEYWGGQEGKWDKIVLSPCNGGRLLSYYCFFPREMGDYANQTWGGEDRPVEELLAPYPHLDRQVFSHLAIGKEIRPWRLWVHQPYPYISRNMVCLLGDAGHPMMPHQSQGACMAIEDAAALGIIFSRAHFKGDVADALSIYQEIRLPRATKVQSASAKAAYNINERIGFSSNTDTATYKVEDEKKKLTIEEMNAYDMHRDIEEVVAMRRGLPHTDKFIRGLPVGLKLGNGVVVGEKETSSFQPRI, encoded by the exons ATGGGATCAAACGACGAATCATCGTGGCGCCGCCTGAGCGTCGgtattgttggtggtggtattggtGGTATGGCAGCGGCCATCTCGCTCCGTCGAGCAGGTCACGATGTGACTATCTATGAGCGTCATGATTTCGCGGGTGAAGTTGGAGCATCGATTTCGTGCGCGGCGAATGGAACTCGCTGGTTACACGAATGGGGAGTCGATGTTGCTAAGGGCGATCCGGTCATTCTGCGCAAGTTGATCAACCGGGACTGGAAGACCGGAGAGCCTGTTAGTGTGTATGATTTGGGGGACTATGAGAAGCGTTGGGGATATGTTTATAACATGTTCCATCGGCAGTATATGCATGCGATGTTGAAGGACTGTGCTATGCAGGAGGAGGGCCAGGGAACACCTGCGAAGCTGAAGGTCAATTTTCAG TGCAAAGATATTGATCTGAATTCCGGAGTGATCACCTTTGCCAACGGGGAGACTGCCCAGCATGACTTGATAGTTGGTGCTGATGGAATCGGCTCGGTTGTCCGTGGTGTTATTGGTATTCATCCTGAAAGAAAGCCTGCAGCCTCCAGCTGTCTGCATACTAATGTAACGACGGAGGAGGCTGTTCGGCTGGGTCTGGTCGATTACTCGAAGGACAGTGCGCTTGAGTACTGGGGTGGCCAGGAAGGCAAATGGGATAAGATCGTGCTCTCGCCTTGTAACGGTGGTCGCTTGCTGTCGTACTATTGTTTCTTCCCTCGCGAGATGGGAGACTATGCAAACCAGACCTGGGGTGGCGAAGACCGTCCCGTCGAGGAACTTCTCGCGCCTTATCCTCATCTCGATCGCCAGGTCTTCTCGCACCTTGCAATTGGCAAGGAAATCAGACCATGGCGTCTCTGGGTGCA TCAACCATACCCATATATCTCCCGCAACATGGTTTGCCTTCTCGGTGATGCAGGGCACCCG ATGATGCCCCATCAGAGCCAGGGTGCCTGCATGGCAATCGAAGACGCTGCGGCCTTGGGAATTATCTTCAGCAGGGCGCACTTCAAGGGCGATGTCGCCGATGCGCTGTCGATCTACCAGGAAATCCGATTGCCCCGGGCCACCAAGGTTCAGTCAGCTTCGGCGAAGGCAGCATATAATATCAACGAGCGCATTG GTTTCTCTAGCAATACCGACACCGCCACCTATAAggttgaggatgagaagaagaaactgaCCATTGAGGAGATGAATGC ATATGACATGCACAGAGACATCGAGGAAGTTGTCGCCATGCGAAGGGGGCTGCCGCACACAGACAAATTCATCAGAGGGCTACCAGTCGGCTTGAAGCTAGGAAACGGGGTAGTTGtcggggagaaagagactaGCTCATTCCAGCCTCGGATTTGA
- the CCT5 gene encoding chaperonin-containing T-complex subunit CCT5 (BUSCO:EOG09261HM3;~COG:O;~EggNog:ENOG410PGD1;~InterPro:IPR002423,IPR027410,IPR027413,IPR017998, IPR002194,IPR027409;~PFAM:PF00118;~go_function: GO:0005524 - ATP binding [Evidence IEA];~go_function: GO:0051082 - unfolded protein binding [Evidence IEA];~go_process: GO:0006457 - protein folding [Evidence IEA]), with translation MAMQLDLSQASVMKDEQGRPFIVVRDQGKKKRQHGTDAVKSHIVAAKTVASIVKTSLGPRGLDKILISPDGDITVTNDGATILGQMEITNNVAKLLVELSKSQDEEIGDGTTGVVVLAAAMLEQAAELIDKGIHPIRIADGYDQACEIAIAELDKISDVIPFTKEDTSNLLKVAKTSLGSKIVSKSHDQFANIAIDAVLSVADLERKDVDFELIKVDGKVGGALEDSLLVKGVIVDKDFSHPQMPDEVRDAKLAILTCPFEPPKPKTKHKLDITSVEEFKKLQEYEREKFTEMIQKLKDSGANLVICQWGFDDEANHLLLQNKLPAVRWVGGPEIELIAIATNGRIVPRFEDLSSEKLGTAGRVREMTFGTTREKMLVIEDCANSRAVTVFVRGSNKMIIDEAKRSLHDALCVVRNLVRDNRVVYGGGAAEIACSIAVEDAAVKSPGIEQYAMRAFADALDAIPMALAENSGLSPIETLASIKSRQVKENNTRLGVDCMMTGNNDMREHFAIDPLIGKKQQLLLATQLCRMVLKINNVIIAGDEDQEF, from the exons ATGGCGATGC AGCTTGATCTTTCTCAAG CTTCTGTGATGAAGGATGAACAGGGTCGGCCATTCATCGTCGTTAGGGA tcaaggaaagaagaagagacagcaTGGCACGGATGCGGTGAAGTCACACATTGTTGCCGCTAAGACGGTCGCCAGCATCGTCAAGACCTCCCTG GGTCCCCGTGGTCTCGACAAGATTCTGATCTCCCCTGATGGAGATATTACCGTTACGAACGATGGTGCCACTATTCTCGGCCAG ATGGAAATCACGAACAACGTCGCCAAGCTTCTTGTTGAGCTGTCCAAGTCTCAAGATGAGGAAATCGGTGATGGAACGACAGGTGTCGTTGTGTTGGCTGCGGCTATGCTAGAACAGGCGGCCGAGCTCATCGACAAGGGCATCCACCCTATTCGGATCGCAGACGGTTACGACCAGGCTTGCGAAATCGCCATTGCGGAACTCGACAAGATCAGTGATGTGATTCCCTTCACCAAGGAGGACACTTCGAACCTGCTCAAGGTTGCCAAGACCAGTCTGGGTAGCAAGAT TGTTTCCAAGTCTCACGACCAGTTTGCGAATATCGCTATCGATGCAGTTCTCTCCGTGGCCGATCTCGAGCGCAAGGATGTCGATTTCGAGCTGATCAAGGTTGACGGCAAGGTTGGAGGTGCCCTCGAGGACTCCCTACTCGTGAAGGGTGTCATTGTCGACAAAGatttctcccacccccagaTGCCCGACGAGGTTCGGGATGCCAAATTGGCTATCCTGACCTGCCCGTTTGAGCCCCCGAAGCCCAAGACCAAGCACAAGCTCGACATCACATCAGTTGAGGAGTTCAAGAAGTTGCAAGAGTATGAGCGGGAGAAGTTCACAGAGATGATCCAGAAATTGAAGGACTCTGGCGCCAACTTGGTCATCTGCCAGTGGGGTTTCGACGATGAGGCCAACCACCTTCTGCTCCAGAACAAGCTCCCCGCCGTTCGCTGGGTCGGTGGCCCTGAGATCGAACTGATTGCCATCGCGACCAACGGTCGTATCGTTCCTCGTTTCGAGGATCTGAGCTCGGAGAAACTCGGAACCGCAGGTCGTGTTCGTGAGATGACCTTCGGTACCACTCGGGAGAAGATGCTCGTCATTGAGGATTGCGCCAACAGCCGTGCTGTGACGGTGTTTGTTCGTGGAAGCAACAAGATG ATCATTGATGAGGCCAAGCGTTCGCTCCACGATGCTCTCTGCGTCGTGCGTAACTTGGTCCGTGACAACCGTGTTGTctacggtggtggtgctgctgagaTTGCTTGCTCCATCGCTGTTGAGGATGCCGCTGTCAAG AGCCCCGGAATTGAACAATATGCCATGCGCGCCTTCGCTGACGCTTTGGACGCCATTCCGATGGCACTTGCTGAGAACTCTGGTCTCAGCCCTATTGAGACCCTGGCTTCGATCAAGTCTCGCCAGGTCAAGGAGAACAACACCCGCCTTGGTGTGGACTGCATGATGACCGGCAACAACG ACATGAGAGAGCACTTCGCCATCGATCCCCTGATCGGAAAGAAACAGCAGCTGTTGCTTGCTACTCAGCTCTGCCGTATGGTCCTCAAG ATCAACAATGTCATCATTGCGGGCGACGAGGACCAGGAATTCTAG
- a CDS encoding chromo domain-containing protein (COG:B;~EggNog:ENOG410PQJY;~InterPro:IPR000953,IPR016197,IPR023780,IPR023779, IPR008251,IPR017984;~PFAM:PF01393,PF00385;~go_component: GO:0005634 - nucleus [Evidence IEA]) yields the protein MPPPLPDISDDESSSGESIPYNDARSTKDATKADDEDEDEDEEEEDVYAVEKIMNHDWAKKGDLLLQVKWQGYDDPADMTWEPEENLLEGAKDIVEEYFRVLGGRPEKPQPQTKKRKSMGRPPKSVPEKTPEPKRRRKSRAETTTESPEKEQADEGESDDTSTWVPSSRNWEKEVDTVETIIRQPGTSNLLAFISWKNGRKSKVSLEMCYDKCPKKMLRFYESHLVFKEG from the exons ATGCCCC CGCCGCTTCCTGACATTTCCGATGACGAGTCGTCGAGTGGCGAGTCGATTCCCTATAACGATGCTCGGTCAACAAAGGATGCCACTAAGgctgacgatgaggacgaagacgaggatgaggaagaagaggatgt ATACGCTGTTGAGAAGATTATGAATCATGACTGGGCCAAGAAG GGCGACCTCCTTCTACAAGTCAAGTGGCAGGGCTACGATGACCCCGCTGACATGACATGGGAGCCAGAAGAGAATCTACT AGAAGGCGCGAAGGATATAGTTGAGGAGTACTTTCGAGTCCTGGGGGGCCGTCCTGAAAAGCCACAACCGCAGACAAAGAAGCGCAAGTCGATGGGAAGACCTCCGAAGTCCGTCCCCGAGAAAACCCCCGAGCCCAAGAGACGCCGCAAGTCACGGGCTGAAACAACGACAGAGTCACCAGAAAAAGAGCAGGCCGATGAAGGTGAAAGCGACGACACATCCACATGGGTTCCTTCATCTCGCAATTGGGAGAAAGAGGTCGACACCGTGGAGACGATCATACGGCAACCCGGAACGTCAAATCTGCTTGCGTTTATCAGCTGGAAGAATGGTAGAAAATCAAAGGTCAGCTTAGAGATGTGCTACGACAAGTGCCCGAAGAAG ATGCTTCGATTCTATGAATCACATTT GGTCTTCAAGGAGGGCTGA
- a CDS encoding putative transcription factor Rap1 (COG:K;~EggNog:ENOG410PPT7;~InterPro:IPR039595,IPR009057,IPR038104,IPR021661, IPR015010;~PFAM:PF11626,PF08914;~go_process: GO:0000723 - telomere maintenance [Evidence IEA]): MQPHERNPKASIRGNKIYQELAEKHPRHTYQSYRDRYLKRLKGHPRPGGMPESTEQPAPNEPSNLATRAVQSEPRGGTTPRAASTAIQTNDKKRKRVSEDTPEEGNVDNSNKPSLKKRATEVNINLPDPFISEPQTKVAAVSHSATASNGQRPSPGAKEARERGATLESEAPAKEPHQPSQPDPLFLGFPFLPSDDEPEEEDMEQDIDAWIDERLRTGKAQHEEQIHQALRCTSMDPELADRVLAILVEGKPIPDDMPGVWTPEDDKCIEGNESRGIQRVMEKHGTEAFNNRWEYLSMVREAGLLDTL; the protein is encoded by the exons ATGCAACCCCACGAGAGAAACCCTAAGGCTTCCATTAGAGGAAATAAGATCTATCAAGAGCTGGCCGAGAAG CATCCAAGGCACACGTATCAATCATATCGGGATCGGTACCTCAAAAGGCTCAAGGGGCATCCACGCCCTGGTGGCATGCCAGAATCAACAGAACAACCTGCACCTAATGAGCCCTCCAATTTAGCTACTCGCGCAGTCCAGTCTGAGCCTCGAGGAGGAACTACACCGAGGGCTGCATCTACTGCTATCCAAACAAAtgacaagaagaggaaacgGGTTTCCGAGGATACTCCTGAGGAAGGAAATGTAGACAATTCCAACAAGCCCAGTCTGAAGAAACGAGCTACCGAAGTCAATATCAACCTTCCAGACCCTTTCATCTCCGAACCTCAAACAAAAGTGGCTGCAGTATCACATTCAGCGACAGCTTCCAACGGGCAAAGACCAAGTCCTGGGGCAAAAGAGGCGAGAGAACGCGGGGCCACTCTGGAATCAGAAGCTCCAGCTAAAGAGCCACACCAGCCTTCACAGCCAGACCCCCTGTTTCTGGGGTTCCCATTTTTGCCTTCTGATGATGAGcctgaagaggaagatatGGAGCAGGATATCGACGCATGGATTGATGAGCGACTTCGTACCGGAAAGGCTCAGCATGAGGAACAAATACATCAAGCACTGCGGTGCACCAGCATGGATCCAGAATTAGCTGACAGGGTCCTGGCTATCCTAGTAGAAGGGAAACCTATACCGGATGATATGCCCGGTGTTTGGACACCTGAAGATGATAAATGCATAGAAGGAAATGAGAGTCGAGGCATCCAACGAGTCATGGAGAAGCATGGGACGGAGGCCTTCAACAATCGCTGGGAGTACCTCAGCATGGTCAGAGAGGCCGGTCTTCTGGATACCCTATGA
- the SWF1 gene encoding DHHC family palmitoyltransferase (COG:S;~EggNog:ENOG410PGRW;~InterPro:IPR001594;~PFAM:PF01529;~TransMembrane:7 (o6-24i36-57o77-97i109-126o197-222i243-267o273-291i);~go_function: GO:0016409 - palmitoyltransferase activity [Evidence IEA]) — MGAIRTIALVILGISGFVFVALFGRLPAFRKTPIGWLYRALWIHIPNGLLYLDNWLLNGWLSHCWSCSGSYILHENHPLILIFFSSLMIAGQCMFIPTAWPRITTVHHIWIPIIATMPYVLLYASVTTKSFITPKNYTVEKERYPYDKVIFHPGQRCRTCHIVKPARSKHCSICKACVARHDHHCVWLMNCVGLHNYHYFLSMILSLCLMLIYGSCLGYTLLYQTYDRLIPPGSPLRTTRQTWTGFCNIWAVVIAADIRIGAITLLMTMTAPLAAAFLVYHTYLIWAGMTTNESSKWSDWKEEVADGMAYKSSKAEIYGSSPLLAEYQSAQSFWPVSSDQVLILTDGEPPKEGCLLSRDSNEIKQPSNRDAPIDRRWVQVKSMKEIDNIYDLGFWNNLRHVLGLAVRPKVV, encoded by the exons ATGGGAGCCATAAGAACTATTGCACTTGTGATCCTTGGGATATCTGGGTTTGTTTTCGTGGCGCTATTTGGGAGACTCCCTGCGTTTCG CAAAACTCCCATTGGTTGGCTGTATAGGGCTCTTTGGATACACATCCCTAATGGGCTTCTTTACCTTGACAATTGGCTACTGAATGGCTGGCTGTCTCACTGCTGGTCTTGTTCTGGTAGTTACATTCTGCACGAAAATCACCCGTTGATCCTT atattcttctcttcccttaTGATTGCAGGGCAATGTATGTTCATCCCAACTGCTTGGCCTAGGATCACCACCGTCCACCATATATGGATTCCGATCATTGCCACCATGCCCTACGTTTTGCTGTATGCAAGCGTTACCACCAAGTCATTCATCACCCCAAAAAATTACACAGTTGAAAAGGAACGCTATCCATACGATAAGGTCATATTCCACCCCGGACAGCGTTGTCGCACATGTCATATTGTCAAGCCGGCACGAAGTAAACACTGCAGCATCTGCAAAGCTTGCGTTGCACGGCATGACCATCACTGTGTTTGGCTCATGAACTGTGTCGGACTTCACAACTACCACTATTTTCTCTCCATGATCTTGTCACTATGTCTCATGCTGATCTACGGCTCATGTCTGGGATACACTCTCCTGTATCAAACATACGACAGATTGATACCACCGGGCTCACCTTTGCGGACGACTCGGCAAACATGGACTGGATTTTGCAACATATGGGCTGTAGTTATCGCTGCCGATATTCGCATTGGTGCTATTACCTTGCTGATGACCATGACAGCCCCATTGGCGGCAGCCTTTCTGGTGTACCACACCTACTTGATCTGGGCTGGTATGACAACCAACGAAAGCTCAAAGTGGTCagactggaaagaagaggtTGCAGATGGCATGGCTTACAAATCTAGCAAGGCCGAAATCTATGGCAGCTCACCCTTGTTGGCCGAGTACCAGAGTGCTCAGTCCTTTTGGCCAGTGAGTAGTGATCAGGTACTCATACTGACCGATGGTGAGCCGCCTAAGGAAGGATGCTTGCTATCGCGGGATTCCAATGAGATCAAGCAGCCGAGCAACAGGGACGCACCCATAGACCGGAGGTGGGTTCAGGTGAAAAGTATGAAGGAGATTGACAACATCTATGATCTGGGATTTTGGAACAATCTGCGTCATGTTTTGGGTTTAGCCGTTCGACCGAAGGTGGTATAA
- the CTR86 gene encoding Ataxin-10 homo-association domain-containing protein (COG:S;~EggNog:ENOG410PFKI;~InterPro:IPR016024,IPR011989,IPR019156;~PFAM:PF09759) — translation MADRTAAEIKPKCTPAELMLKVILTGTLSHYETRGMIDDKRLEHMLSAGKQILYKTHQESDVRHNLGLSPDIWQGFTDVLTKAIPVLESQSFAWKSPPTANYDHSSSNLIAYNYFSLVKDIERLNDLCTIARNLLATTKKAQNMAAEKGFDQRILALVDTCVRVTARGFDGETNARNEERWQKVVNLYKRLLITCLQFLHNFIMHNEQRKMVLWLDLFGYHSTGDSNIIQPREPLDPACSQQEGMAPIVKTGERIVNPPIRALYDQTAEDLLLETISNFPREPATIKEEAAMLLLANIKDHMEKLLGRDLTAIQEMGKDPEQVKEIRAALTAILGAKVDGWSDLQDRAKDLPPALPEDEPPRKKAIVTIDRSATAGFPRVCWTDLPDLGDYGALSGGDATVMEEDMSMPRSAQSAAETLQEAKDELMARLQESSQIGDGDQDYDTGDAGTVGDDDSRSLEAVADGSMEEEEEEDDEDDDDYRGRPGDQQRGLLTDIPLVLGPAEIEALPMIIQAGIVDSFGLKGGERSGSRNMQALRCHILLTQETGRNLLRELLIFIAAWDLPDDELYFKMMVQIMDAVLRNGLMSHAYSDFGQPKDIISPAQAVVVKILTHIFRAKYSPASVTGSTQPNGTATKNPAPLSRVDILTVRYIFTIFRGNIIPETCALIYLQGQIRAGRALPEDFPLNLWDMERVYEGVYQFLEFFAVLTENNDWKNLLVKWEIVYDLVTLIKELEASIPKGQLSALNLGHNNPSKEPQHTAPAPVAVERPYDPGDPDPIDAPGSRAESPPITEDPSEFEWRNLKKLVVLVLSSLVWKCPEVQDQIRRYGGVETILSCTNFDAHNPYIKEHAVMCLKFLLEGNRENQKMVEELEAREVVKDDAGMLERSGLEAVIDKAGKLAIRTKDGADKR, via the exons ATGGCCGACCGCACGGCAGCGGAGATCAAGCCGAAATGCACCCCCGCGGAGCTCATGTTGAAGGTCATTTTGACGGGGACCTTGAGCCACTACGAAACCCGCGGGATGATTGACGACAAACGCTTAGAACATATGCTCTCTGCCGGGAAGCAGATTCTATACAAGACACACCAGGAGAGCGATGTCAG ACATAACCTTGGCCTATCACCGGATATCTGGCAAGGCTTTACAGACGTACTGACGAAGGCGATCCCGGTCCTCGAATCCCAATCGTTTGCATGGAAGAGCCCCCCGACGGCAAATTACGATCATTCCTCTTCCAACCTAATAGCCTACAATTACTTTTCGCTAGTCAAGGACATTGAGCGCCTAAATGATCTCTGTACGATTGCCCGTAACCTCCTCGCCACCACGAAGAAGGCGCAGAACATGGCGGCGGAGAAAGGCTTCGATCAGAGAATCTTAGCCCTGGTAGATACTTGCGTTAGAGTAACCGCGCGAGGGTTTGACGGGGAGACGAATGCAAGGAACGAAGAGCGCTGGCAAAAGGTTGTTAACCTTTACAAGCGTCTCCTCATCACCTGCTTGCAGTTCTTGCATAATTTCATCATGCACAACGAACAACGCAAGATGGTGCTATGGTTAGATTTGTTTGGGTACCACTCAACTGGTGACTCGAACATTATCCAGCCCAGGGAGCCCCTTGACCCCGCTTGCAGTCAGCAGGAAGGAATGGCGCCCATTGTAAAGACCGGAGAGAGGATAGTAAATCCCCCGATAAGGGCTCTTTACGATCAAACAGCAGAGGATCTGCTCTTGGAAACCATCTCAAACTTCCCGAGAGAGCCTGCCACCATCAAGGAAGAGGCAGCCATGTTGCTTCTTGCTAACATCAAGGATCACATGGAAAAGCTGCTCGGACGCGATTTGACTGCCATACAGGAAATGGGGAAGGATCCAGAacaggtgaaggagattcGCGCCGCTCTTACCGCCATACTCGGAGCAAAGGTTGATGGATGGTCTGATCTCCAGGACAGGGCTAAGGACCTACCTCCTGCTCTGCCAGAAGATGAGCCGCCTCGCAAGAAAGCAATTGTCACGATTGATCGCAGCGCAACGGCTGGATTCCCACGTGTCTGCTGGACCGATCTTCCCGATCTTGGAGATTACGGTGCGCTTTCGGGTGGCGATGCGACAGTGATGGAGGAAGATATGAGCATGCCGCGTTCGGCACAGTCAGCGGCAGAAACTCTCCAGGAGGCTAAAGACGAATTGATGGCCCGGTTGCAGGAGAGCTCGCAGATTGGCGACGGTGATCAGGACTACGACACTGGTGATGCAGGCACGGTCGGTGACGATGACTCGCGAAGCCTGGAGGCTGTTGCAGACGGAAgtatggaggaagaagaggaagaggatgatgaagatgacgacgactATCGCGGCCGGCCAGGCGACCAACAGCGGGGTCTCCTGACTGATATTCCACTCGTGCTGGGCCCGGCAGAGATCGAGGCACTGCCAATGATCATCCAGGCTGGTATCGTGGATAGTTTCGGCTTGAAGGGTGGGGAGAGAAGTGGCTCGAGGAATATGCAGGCCCTCAGATGTCACATTCTGCTCACTCAGGAGACGGGTAGGAACCTGCTTCGCGAGCTGCTGATCTTCATCGCTGCCTGGGATCTCCCTGACGACGAACTCTACTTCAAGATGATGGTTCAGATTATGGACGCGGTTTTGAGAAATGGTTTGATGTCTCATGCATACTCCGATTTCGGCCAACCCAAGGACATCATTTCGCCCGCGCAGGCGGTGGTTGTCAAGATTCTCACGCATATCTTCCGAGCCAAGTACTCCCCTGCATCGGTTACAGGATCAACCCAGCCCAACGGAACAGCGACTAAAAACCCGGCCCCGCTTTCTAGAGTTGACATCCTTACTGTCCGgtacatcttcaccatcttccGCGGCAACATCATTCCCGAAACTTGCGCTTTGATCTACCTGCAGGGCCAGATCCGAGCTGGGCGGGCTTTGCCTGAGGACTTCCCCTTGAACCTCTGGGATATGGAGCGGGTGTACGAGGGTGTCTACCAATTCCTCGAGTTCTTTGCTGTGCTCACAGAGAACAACGACTGGAAGAACCTGTTGGTCAAATGGGAGATTGTCTACGACCTAGTCACGTTAATCAAAGAGCTAGAAGCCAGCATTCCCAAGGGCCAGCTGAGCGCGCTCAACCTGGGacacaacaacccctccaagGAGCCCCAGCACACGGCTCCCGCACCGGTTGCAGTTGAGCGCCCATACGACCCCGGTGATCCGGACCCGATTGATGCCCCCGGCTCTCGGGCCGAATCACCACCAATTACCGAAGATCCGTCCGAATTTGAGTGGCGCAACCTCAAGAAACTCGTCGTGCTTGTTCTGTCGTCTCTTGTCTGGAAATGCCCTGAAGTGCAGGACCAAATTCGTCGCTACGGTGGTGTCGAGACCATCCTGTCCTGCACCAACTTCGATGCACACAACCCCTACATTAAGGAACACGCCGTCATGTGCCTGAAGTTCCTGCTGGAGGGCAACCGCGAGAACCAAAAGATGGTCGAGGAGCTAGAAGCGCGGGAAGTGGTGAAGGATGACGCAGGGATGCTGGAACGTAGTGGACTGGAGGCAGTCATCGACAAGGCAGGCAAGCTGGCCATCCGCACAAAGGATGGAGCAGACAAGCGGTAG
- a CDS encoding uncharacterized protein (COG:O;~EggNog:ENOG410PPI7;~InterPro:IPR001841,IPR013083;~PFAM:PF12861,PF13639) codes for MSTYEVEHNTTDPSTTTPNNNTTTSNTTPHRHRRPDLSTFFSALSEITPDEARHRPHAVPVPRDVSAAFYSLAEALDVMRRDGGGGGTAIPSAIGEVEGGDENDLLTTMIQSLLSTAEMPPREVEGASEEFCDMLDRVPRTQLNSSQVCPICNNPFLEDQYPLVVRLPCHPTHLFDLECVRPWLRLRGTCPLDRTDFAKQEREKVEARRKLAEEDEEEEWDGMYA; via the exons atgtccacCTACGAAG TGGAACACAACACCACCgacccctccaccacaacccccaacaacaacaccaccaccagcaacacAACCCCCCACCGCCACCGTCGTCCCGACCtctcaaccttcttctccgccctctCAGAAATCACCCCAGACGAAGCGCGCCATCGTCCCCATGCCGTCCCCGTTCCCCGAGACGTCAGTGCAGCATTCTATTCCCTAGCCGAGGCATTGGACGTGATGCGCcgcgacggcggcggcggcggaacAGCGATCCCCAGCGCGATCGGAGAAGTGGAAGGCGGCGATGAGAACGACCTCCTCACAACGATGATTCAGAGTCTGCTTAGCACGGCGGAAATGCCTCCtagggaggtggagggcgCGAGTGAGGAGTTTTGTGATA TGCTTGATCGCGTCCCCCGCACGCAATTGAACTCTTCCCAGGTCTGCCCGATATGCAATAACCCGTTCCTGGAGGATCAGTATCCGCTTGTGGTGCGGTTGCCGTGCCATCCGACGCATTTGTTTGATTTGGAGTGCGTGAGGCCGTGGTTGAGGCTTAGGGGGACTTGTCCGCTTGATCGGACGGATTTCGCTAagcaggagagggagaaggtcgaggcgaggaggaagttggcggaggaggatgaggaggaggagtgggatgggatgtatGCTTGA
- a CDS encoding uncharacterized protein (COG:S;~EggNog:ENOG410PVPP;~TransMembrane:2 (o29-50i120-139o)), which yields MTKRKVYLDMEDFHKALRLLDAKLGTDPMIMAFAPIRMIVAGGFFSVMYLKNRKTTTDMDFLLDPEWANDEDIKVPLQKSIREVANEAHYMEDWANEDVGVFVTEKTRKILMEDAIKQNIVLWASGTLLVFAAPVEWALERKLRRIYCAERGRKAELDLADAVAMLKFMKERKGGKLDKEYCRTLNKNGFDVMPDVETMNCVAAAYKATYGEDVFL from the exons ATGACAAAGCGCAAGGTGTATTTGGACATGGAGGACTTTCATAAAG CGTTGAGATTGTTGGATGCCAAACTCGGCACGGATCCCATGATCATGGCCTTCGCCCCCATCCGGATGATCGTGGCAGGGGGCTTTTTTTCTGTGATGTACCTGAAGAACAGAAAGACAACTACGGACATGGACTTCCTGCTTGACCCGGAGTGGGCCAACGACGAGGATATCAAGGTTCCGTTGCAAAAGTCCATCCGGGAAGTCGCCAACGAGGCTCACTACATGGAGGACTGGGCCAACGAAGATGTGGGAGTGTTCGTTACAGAGAAGACGCGGAAGATCCTGATGGAGGACGCCATCAAGCAAAACATTGTCCTCTGGGCCAGTGGCACCCTGCTCGTATTTGCAGCACCTGTGGAATGGGCGCTGGAGCGGAAGTTGCGCCGCATCTACTGCGCGGAGAGGGGGCGCAAAGCGGAGCTTGATCTGGCCGATGCCGTTGCAATGCTCAAGTTCatgaaagagaggaaggggggtAAGCTGGATAAGGAGTACTGTCGCACGCTGAACAAGAATGGCTTTGATGTCATGCCAGACGTCGAGACCATGAACTGTGTGGCTGCTGCTTACAAGGCAACCTATGGCGAGGATGTGTTTCTTTGA